A window of Mangifera indica cultivar Alphonso chromosome 13, CATAS_Mindica_2.1, whole genome shotgun sequence contains these coding sequences:
- the LOC123194165 gene encoding transcription factor MYB114-like has protein sequence MLKTYCFFPLFSLDRIDDKQQHENQTRSHLYMVSLVSNSSQRKRGQWTAAEDQKLAQVIEIHGPKRWKSVAAKAGLNRCGKSCRLRWMNYLRPNIKRGNISDQEEDLILRLHKLLGNRWSLIAGRSPGRTDNEIKNYWNSHLSKKIKQAERQIRVSTEPESKTVNLGTQKTSEEEITSNEDEDSKYSLFRDEFLDGYNKEPLNLEWMSRFFEMDENWYIFS, from the exons ATGCTGAAGACCTATTGTTTTTTCCCTTTGTTCTCACTTGATCGGATTGATGATAAGCAACAGCACGagaatcaa ACTCGCTCTCATTTATATATGGTTAGTTTGGTGTCAAATTCTTCGCAAAGAAAG CGAGGCCAATGGACAGCAGCAGAAGACCAAAAACTTGCACAGGTTATTGAAATCCATGGCCCAAAGAGATGGAAATCAGTTGCAGCCAAAGCAG GTCTGAATAGATGTGGGAAGAGTTGCAGGTTAAGATGGATGAATTATCTGAGGCCAAACATCAAGAGAGGCAATATTTCAGACCAAGAAGAGGACTTGATACTCAGGCTGCATAAACTCCTAGGAAACAG GTGGTCTTTGATTGCGGGGAGATCACCTGGTCGGACTGATAATGAAATAAAGAACTACTGGAATTCTCATTTGAGCAAGAAAATAAAGCAAGCTGAAAGACAAATTAGAGTTTCAACGGAACCAGAGTCTAAGACAGTGAATCTGGGCACACAAAAAAcaagtgaagaagaaataaCTTCTAATGAAGATGAGGATTCaaaatatagtttatttagAGATGAGTTCTTGGATGGCTATAACAAGGAGCCTCTAAACTTGGAGTGGATGAGTAGATTTTTTGAAATGGACGAGAATTGGTATATTTTTTCATGA
- the LOC123194423 gene encoding transcription factor MYB1-like has translation MRRSPCSSKGLNRKAWTATEDKMLTEYIKAHGEGNWRNISKEAGLKRCGRSCRLRWLNYLRPDIKRGNLTEDEEDLIVRLHRLLGNRWSLIAGRLPGRTDNEIKNYWNTRLSKRAQPKQQNHSKIETKSVVTTVNEAPCSGDIRSKEGRCSRNLVTLQQQDKTENRNAVEASSMAAESESNEGSFSFLSKEENSSDYMIDFDWGDINLSEILVSRFNMISDFDDIGTMDNVTEGTMIKNESEAKVAGEAFLVNEKMVEIGNDDSDCFEAKKESDFGSLGSFY, from the exons ATGAGAAGGAGTCCTTGCAGCTCTAAAGGACTAAATAGAAAAGCTTGGACAGCCACTGAAGACAAAATGCTCACTGAATACATTAAGGCTCATGGTGAAGGCAACTGGAGAAACATTTCCAAAGAGGCTG GTCTTAAGAGATGTGGGAGGAGTTGCAGGCTTCGGTGGCTGAATTATTTGAGGCCTGATATCAAAAGAGGTAATTTAactgaagatgaagaagatctCATCGTCAGACTCCACAGACTTTTAGGCAACAG ATGGTCTCTTATAGCAGGGAGACTTCCAGGGCGAACagacaatgaaattaaaaattactggAACACCAGATTGTCAAAGAGGGCACAGCCAAAACAACAAAACCATTCAAAAATTGAGACGAAATCTGTGGTCACAACAGTTAACGAGGCCCCTTGCTCGGGTGATATCCGGTCCAAGGAGGGGCGATGCAGCCGTAATTTGGTGACTTTACAGCAACAAGATAAAACTGAAAATCGTAATGCAGTTGAGGCCTCATCCATGGCTGCAGAATCTGAGTCTAATGAAGGCTCATTTTCATTCCTATCCAAAGAAGAAAATTCCTCCGATTATATGATAGATTTTGATTGGGGGGATATAAACCTTTCAGAAATTCTTGTTTCCAGATTCAACATGATTAgtgattttgatgatattgGTACTATGGATAATGTAACAGAAGGAACAATGATTAAGAATGAAAGCGAGGCCAAAGTAGCAGGTGAGGCATTTCTAGTAAATGAGAAAATGGTAGAGATTGGGAACGATGACAGCGATTGTTTTGAAGCTAAGAAGGAATCAGATTTTGGATCTCTGGGTTCATTTTACTAA